GTCCCAAGTCAATGTAAAGCTAGGGATTGGGTCATGCATTACCCATGTAGGCTGGGGCTTTGACTTCCAATAGTCTCTCGGACAGAATGGCTCGCCCGGCCTACGTCTTGTGTTGCTGTTTACCGCCAAAATGTCATACTGCGTTATTGGAAATATTCTTTGATTAAGGCCTTAAATACAATACTCCATACATGCAGATCATTTAGTCCAACGCCAGTGGTCAGGCTATTGCAGAAACCCGAAACTCCTTCCCGACAACCTTCGTTTCAGCGAGGCAACATTGCACTCATTTCTTGTGTTTGTTGTAGGTGTCGATGATCTTTTGCACTTCATCCTTCGAGCCAAGAAACACGCCGCTGCGGTCGTGGATGTGCTCGGGGACGACCTCGAGAAGACGCTCGGCGCGGGAGTTGATGGCCAGACCGCCGGCATTCTCGAAGAGCATGGCCATAGGCGCGCACTCGTACAGGATTCGCAGCTTGCCCTTGGTACTCTTCTTGTCAGCGGGGTAGGCAAAGACACCGCCATACAGCAAGGTGCGGTAGGCGTCAGCGACCATGCTGCCAATGTACCGGGCGCTGTAGGGCTTCTGGCCCTCGCCCGGGTACTTGAGCGAGTGGAAGTACTCGTTGACCCAGTCGTCCCAGTACATGCTATTACCCTCATTGACAGAGTAGATGGCGCGTTTGGCGGGGAGCTTCATGTTGGGGTGGGTCAGGATGAACTCGCCCAGGGAGTTTTCCAAGGTGAAGCCGTTGACTCCGCCGTTGCGCATGGTGATGACGAGCTGCGCGGATGCGCCATACATGGTGAAACCGGCGGCGACCATCTCGGTACCGGCGCGCAGGATGTCATTGGCCGTGACCTTCTTGTTGGGGCCGACCAACTCGTCGGGAAGCTTGAAGATGCCGAAGATGGTGCCAACCGAGACGCCAGCGTCAAGATTGGACGAGCCGTCGATGGGATCACAGACGACGGCGTATCGGGCGTTGGGGTGCTCATCAAATACGAtcgcctgttcctcctcctcggagACGAGTATGCGGCACTTGCCGGAGCCTCTCATGGCGGAAACAAAGATGTCATTTCCGATTAcatccagcttcttctggtcaTCGCCGGTTGTGTTTGACGAGCCCGCCAGACCGGTCAGGTTGATCAACGACGCACGACGGATGTAGTAGGCAATGGACTTGAATGAGAACTGAAGAGCATGGCAGAGCAATCTGTTCGCAGACATGGCAGCTCGGTTAGTTTCGGCGCAAGATTTCCAATTCGTAGAGCGGACAAACTCACGTGAAGTCACCAGTGGCTTCCGGTACCTTGACTTGCTCTTCAGTGAGGAACCGAGTGAGGGTAATGATATCTGGGTTGATGTTCTCCTGGCCCACAGCGCCGTTATTGCCGCTTGAAGACATTCTGAATGTGGACGGATGTGGTGATGTATATGGCAGATGGGAGACAATTGAGATGATGTTGCTAGAATAGTTCTGAAGGAGAGCAGAACCGATATAATGCAACGTATAACCTCGGTTCGACGGAGAAACCAGGAGAGTTCCAGTAGAGACCTACAGCAGAAAGACgggagaatggagaaaggTCTACTAGACTGACGGCAAATCGTGGTACAGGACGATTGGTGGCAATGGAATTGGATTGGGATGACAGAGACAGATGAAGAATAGTAGCAATGGGGAAATACTAAGACCTAACAGCTCGACAAGCAGAGGACCCGGATAGTCCcttcttatagttatacCAACTGCATGGCAGGAAGCAATAACTCTTTGCCGGTGGATCACAAGGAACGTCAGAGGCCCCGCGGATAACAGGGCAGAGCCGGTCGCATATGATTTGACGCAATGaatttctctcttctcttcccttaGTCAGAATCGAACCAGATGGTTCATCCGTACGTAAGGGGATCCATAAGAGTTCCATAGATCGATATCTTTCTCTAGTGGCGGTTCAGCAAGATTGACCTGATCAACATCGTTTGTTTTCGTCATTACCCGTAAGAAAGACCCCCGCAGTGTTCCTTCTCCCCGCTCTATTCCTCTTTGGGGGACATGCcggcttttcttctttcctctgtCCGAGTCGCCCCGTCGCCCCGATATTCCCCGCGCGCTTGATAGGAGGTGATACtttgtgtactccgtactctcAGTAGGTGTTATTAATAGATACCTGCCAGTGTTCATAGTATCTTGCACACTCGGTCTATTGTTTCGAATCAATCGTTGCTGTACTACTTTTGATGAGCCGATGATATGCGTGCCGCGGATACACTTGTTTACGCACTGATTATGTGAAAGTTACTGAAGATCTGGTTAATATACgttactctgtactccgtatgcacCACGACCCCCCAGAAAACCCCTCTCAATAATAAGTGGATTCGGAAGGTCAGCAGATTCGCAAATTTGATAAGAAGTCCCTCCGAGTTTGAGACTATTCGAGTCTCGACCCCTTCTGGTTCCTGTCAGCTATTTCTAGCGCCCAAAATTGAGGAAGGTCATGCGAccggaaaaaagaaagtcCTCCATTGATAAGCGGCGATTCTTGAGATCATTTGACTGGAAGATTATATAAGCAGTACGTCCGTTCCCTGCCTTGCTCTAACCCCCTTCAGACTAGCGGACTCGGTAAAATTAGTTTGGGTCGAAGAAGCTTGAAAAAGTTCGCAACAGATTTTCTTCCGAAGACTTTTAACACactcaacaacaacaacaacaccaaaCAAAGATTCTGGCATCACTGATGCATGATGGCTTTTCTTCTTAATGAATGAGGAATTGCTCCCCAGCGATGTTTTACATTGCTTTTCTGAATTTGCTCATCTCGCCTTTTTGTGTGCTGACTTGACTCGTTCACAGACAGTATGTGGCCTGGTAAGTTCTGATCATGCCCTCGCGCCCCTCCCTAGCATGATGAAACATACAACCATTTTTCAAACTAGAGTCTTTGACCCCTTCTGGGAATGAAAACTCGGTTTTGCACGTCAGTCTGATGCTGCTTGCAATAGCTTCATTGGTTCATTACCCAATTGGTTTTTGCAGTCTGCTAACGATTCGACTTAGGACTAACAATCTCATATTAGCTCTACAAGGAGTGTCAGTCCTACTTTTAACCAGTGGTATGCAATGCTATTCTCCTTGAAATTTGTCTAAATTTGTCTCCCTCGATTCCTATCGCATGATGCTTTCGTATTTTTATACGCTGGAAATTACCGACCGAGACCTTCGGGTCGTCGACGATATCAAATGGCTATTTCTGATGATATCCCATTCACATTTTCTGTTCATATTTGCCTGTTAGTTGGCTGTACGCTGACAGGAACTAGTTTTTGGGAAACAGGATGTTTGAGTAGTACTAGATGCGGTGGTAAGGCTTTCCATCTCTTTTGCAGACCCAACATTCGATGATGAAGCGGCACTGGGCTCCGACGGCGTCGAATAGACGTCCGTTTGTGATGGATATGCCTCTTTGTGGCAGGCCTAGAAAACCTCGCCCACTGATACTTTCTCACCATGATATCTTTGCTTCGACCTGATCCTCAGAATTATACTGATTGTCATGGTTAAGATGTAGTtacgatgatgatgcacAGTTGTCTGCTTGCCCTCACCAAACAGGTAAATACTTGATCTTTTTCTCCAAGCTCCTCCTACACTGTGATGATTCCCTAGATGACGAGTCTTATTCGAGTTATCGATGCAGACAACATTTCTTTTTTACCATTCATGCATTTCTGACAAGATGTCTTCCTCGGATATTTCGGTCTTTGCTCCTCGTACGCAGCTAATTTCTTGATAGGCCTATACATCTAGCTGCCTTGAAGCTTCACTAACTTGCCAACGTATGCGCAAGAATGGAAAGAGGTGTATGTAATCACCCAATCTCCATCACCACCCTCACAATGATGAATCGACATATATAAAAGACAAGCATATGTCCAAGTCGGCTTCGCTGACCAAGACGATAATTGTCATGACTGATCAGTCGCGATACTTTGCTCGCGTCTGTTGCGCATATCTCGCGTTCGATGCTAACGTGTTGGAGGATTAGTTGTCCGTATGTGTGTCACCCTTCTGGAAGATGGGAATTTGACCTTTCCAGCACCACTTGCAATCCTGTCTCGCAGTACGTacttcccttttctttcctttttgatcCCATCTTCAAATGATGATTTACTTCTATTTAATCACGACGGTCAACATAATCATTCATTGATGACCACCGCCTGTGACAGGGCCTGTATCTGACACCttccctttcatcatcaGTCTAATAAGTTACATCGTCATGACTGGACGCTAACATTCCTTCAGTATTTAACAGGTGTCGTATAGCTTGCTCACTGCCTCGGGCTCCCACAGGTCCATCCTACTTCCTTTTAAGCCGTTGTCTTGCATGTTAGGAGATTCTTCGCAATACAAACATCGTTACATTGCAGCAGGTTCGCCTTAGTGATATACTCaatgaaaaaaaaatcctAGTTGTATACCTCTCCGTTTCCAGCTCCTTTTCATTCCTTTGTAAGACAATATTGGACATCTTGCCCTTTTCATCTTCCGCAATCCCTAGTAAATGGGACTGTCAATTCTTGATGTCCCGAGGACCATGTCACCTGGTCTGCGCTACCACAACTCTAGTTTGTCAACAGACAATCTTACTAGAATCTGGACAACCCTTGGTGTGATAAGGAATCTCATTTGCCCATGATGTTAATCCCGGGCGTGGAGTAACGGGGATGTCGACCTGTAAAAGTGCGCGGTTTCGTTGGGCTAAGCGCCAACAGCACGCCGCGTGTGACAGGCGTCCTTAGGCTGCATCTTCTGAACGCATCAGGGCAGAATCGCTATGTCCGGTTCTGCAGACTCTTGATAGGCTTGCTCATCCTGGCCGACGGTTCCATAGGCCCAGGTCTTTGATGTTATTTTTATCTCTTTCCCCAACAGCGGATCCGACGAGTTATGCCCGTTGAACGGCTGATTCGTCTCCCCCGTGCAAGCCGCCTCCGCGGCTGCTGGCACTAAGTGTTGCAAATAATAGAAATctgcatctccttctcgtaTCCTTCCATTGACCTGTCGCATTTGGTAGGTTCCAGGATCTGTGTTGTCGCTCCAGATTCTGATCCTATTCCTGTGAGCGGATCACAGCCATGGCCTCTTGTTTCGCTCCcttttgatcttcctgcCAGTATGAATAGGTGCGCCGGCCCCTTTTGCATACTACTCTTCTCTGGGTTTTCTCGTCTCAACCTCAAAAAAAGGATCATTGTACTGATTGCCGGCTGTCTATAGCTGGTTGTCTCCGAGTAATGCTGGTAACGGACCGCCGTTGAATTCATATCCTCACACCGGCTGGCCGTCATCAACTCATGCCAGTACCAGCAATCAGCTGTCTCCGAGACGTCGAGAACATGCTGTGCAGCCGCCACCTATAACGACCTCGCTAGGTACTCATCAGGTTCAAGGGCTGGGAGTAGCACCGGGTCCTGGTTACGCATCCACGCCCCTCTCAACGACATCACTATCTAGTCCATTTATTCAAGCCTACTCGCCTGCAGTTGCCTCCCCGGGTGGCGCAATGTTAGGATCATCTCCCATGACGTCCAGACAGTACAATGTCCCTTATAATCCTCAGGATTGGGGGCCGGTGAGCGGTGCTACTCTGAATTCTGCACATCCTGCATATCAACAGACGAATGGTATGCTTCGTGTTGTGTCACTTCCGCGACAGACCGCAGGTCATTCAGGTCCGTACCACCTTATTCTTCACTTCATGCGCCAGTTGTGGTTTCTTTTCGTAGTCAGCCCAAGGCGGACCAATGTCTGATCTGTACGTCTAATAGAAGAATCTTTATCACCGCCGCCCCCGCCTTACTCTCCTCCGAgccaacaacagcagcatccaCAGTCAAGAGAGCATGTAAATCATGAGAGCTCGAATAGAGGCTCCGTGTCTCCATCCGCCGCGCCGTCATATCACGTTGAACCACATGTTGAATATAGGCAGCGAGCCATTCCCCGAACTCGCCCGCTGTCAATGGCCAGTCCAGGCGATGCAGCGCACGGAAGGCAAATGTCGCTTCCCCCGCCTCCTCCACTACCGCAAGGTGCTACAGGATCGAGGTCATCATCGCAGAGCCGCGTTGATGCGTATGGTGATCGGGCTTCCTTTAGTACGGGGCAGAGACCGTGTACCGCCGTCTCTCAGGCTCAGGAGAGTCTGCAGTCTTCATCCTCGGCCAGTGAACAGTACCAGCTGAATCCTACTCCTCAGTTTGATAATTTCACTCGTGCACCAGGCGCCAAAAGAGCTGTTTCCGCAGGTCCCATGATCGGCAGTGCGAGCTCTTCTAGGGCCACGAGTCAATCTCGCAGTCATTCACCATCGACACATGGCTGGGAGCCGGGTATGCCGCtcccaccacctcctccgggGCCTCCTCCTACCGCCAGGTCGCAAAGTGTAAGTGGCCTGTCAGAGACATCGGGAATGAGGAACTCGCAGATCTCGATGCGAAGACGGCCGCCCCCCGTTATGGGACCCGGTTTGGATAGCATCCCACCAACTCCCGCCGGCTGGGCTGATGAGGGCTCGGGCCAGAACGGACACAGGCAGGATAGGGAACTCCCGAACATTGATACATCTAGCGCGGCCCTAGCTAATCGCGGGATTACTGGGTCAGAATCCAGGGATCCCGCCCACGCCTCTCAAACTTCAGCCAACAGTGGTCTCTTCCGTAGCCCAGCTATTCGAGACGCAAGCGCCAAAGGTATTCGCGAGAGGCGCATCGAACGCCGAAATAGACAGAGTCAAGTTTTCGAAGACTTCAGCGCCGTCTCAAGCAGCAGCAATCCTTGGGCTGATGCTCTAGATCAAGTGAAGCCTTCCGATCTCATCCTTGACAACTCAAACGCGAGTCATGGAAACGGGCGGCACCCCAACTCAACGAAGTTTACGCCTCGAAGCACCGCTAGCGCCGGCTCTGACGGGCAGCAACTTGGCACACGGTCGAGGGCATCCTCTACAGGTCTGTTCTCAGGCCGCTCCTCCTTTTCCACTCCCAGAGCGGAACCCAGTCCTGCAGGGCCACCTCGCACCTTTGCTCAAACTCCACCCTTCTCACCCGACAACGAGAATGTATCCCCAACGTTCGCTAAAGCCGCAGCGTCGCAGGCTTTACCACCAAAAGCTCTCCCGACACCCCCATTGCAATCGGGTCAGGACGTGAGATCATCGTCTCGGTTGACCCCCAGCGAGGAACGTCCGGTTTCCCACATATTACACCTTCCTAACGATGCGTTGCCCGCTGTGGCTCCGCTGTCTCCCCGCCGCCTGGCAGCACAGCAAGGATCGTCCCTGGACTCTGTTCTCAGTCAGGATTTGGGATTTATTCGTGATGCCATGCAGAGACACAAAGAATTCATCGAGAAGGAGGCAAGCGCTGTCAACGAGACGGAGGCCTTGAGAATTTTCGCGGATTTCATCATTGCGGAGTCTCAGATCAGACGCGAGCGATACGGCAAAGTCTGGGACTCGGGCACTTTCGATGTTGAGGCAGCCCGCCGCAAGCTGTTTGAATTGCCGCCAAAGCCCATTGTCGAACCCCAGAACAACATTTCAGCGACTGTATCCCTTTCTCGACAGCCTTCACGTGGGCCACGAGCGGTACCGGCGTTAGACATACCTACAAGCCGCCCTGAATCTGCCTGGTGGAGCAATTACAAGCCTTGCTTGTCACCCATCGCGAGCATGAGTATGAGTAACGATGAGATGAGCTCCAGGGGCCGGCCACCCAGTCGTTGGTGGGAGTCA
The Aspergillus fumigatus Af293 chromosome 4, whole genome shotgun sequence DNA segment above includes these coding regions:
- the fbp1 gene encoding fructose 1,6-bisphosphate 1-phosphatase, producing MSSSGNNGAVGQENINPDIITLTRFLTEEQVKVPEATGDFTLLCHALQFSFKSIAYYIRRASLINLTGLAGSSNTTGDDQKKLDVIGNDIFVSAMRGSGKCRILVSEEEEQAIVFDEHPNARYAVVCDPIDGSSNLDAGVSVGTIFGIFKLPDELVGPNKKVTANDILRAGTEMVAAGFTMYGASAQLVITMRNGGVNGFTLENSLGEFILTHPNMKLPAKRAIYSVNEGNSMYWDDWVNEYFHSLKYPGEGQKPYSARYIGSMVADAYRTLLYGGVFAYPADKKSTKGKLRILYECAPMAMLFENAGGLAINSRAERLLEVVPEHIHDRSGVFLGSKDEVQKIIDTYNKHKK